The Falco naumanni isolate bFalNau1 chromosome 14, bFalNau1.pat, whole genome shotgun sequence genome includes a window with the following:
- the KLHL4 gene encoding kelch-like protein 4 isoform X2, which produces MNTNGSDEYFQSTNHAEQTFRKMENYLQQKQLCDVLLIVGDQKIPAHRLVLSAVSDYFAAMFTNDVREAKQEEIKMEGVDPDALKALVRYAYTGILELKEDTIESLLAAACLLQLSQVIEVCCNFLMKQLHPSNCLGIRSFGDAQGCTELLKVAHMYTMEHFTEVIKNQEFLLLPANEIAKLLSSDDINVPDEEAIFQALMMWVRHDLQNRQRDLGMLLSYIRLPLLPPQLLADLENSPMFADDLECQKLLMEAMKYHLLPERRSMMQSPRTKPRKSTVGALYAVGGMDATKGTTTIEKYDLRTNSWIQIGTMNGRRLQFGVAVIDNKLYIVGGRDGLKTSNIVECFNPITKVWTIMPPMSTHRHGLGVAMLEGPMYAVGGHDGWSYLNTVERWDPQARQWNYVASMSTPRSTVGVAALNSKLYAVGGRDGSSCLKSMECFDPHTNKWSICASMSKRRGGVGVATYNGFLYAVGGHDAPASNHCSRLSDCVERYDPKTDAWTTVAPLSVPRDAVGICPLGDRLYAVGGYDGHTYLDTVESYDAQNNEWTEEVPVNIGRAGACVVVVKLP; this is translated from the exons ATGAACACCAATGGCTCCGATGAGTATTTCCAGTCTACAAACCACGCAGAGCAAACTTTCcgcaaaatggaaaattatctgcaacagaagcagctgtgtgatGTTCTTCTTATTGTTGGAGACCAAAAGATCCCAGCTCACAG gttgGTTCTCAGTGCAGTGTCTGATTATTTTGCTGCAATGTTTACTAATGATGTACGTGAAGCAAAGCAAGAGGAGATCAAGATGGAGGGAGTAGACCCTGATGCGCTGAAGGCTTTGGTGCGCTATGCCTACACAG GTATTCTAGAGTTAAAGGAAGACACGATAGAAAGTTTGCTAGCTGCAGCTTGTCTTCTCCAGCTCTCGCAGGTTATTGAGGTATGCTGCAACTTTCTTATGAAGCAGCTCCACCCGTCCAACTGCCTGGGGATTCGCTCTTTCGGAGATGCTCAGGGCTGCACGGAGCTCCTGAAGGTGGCACACATGTACACTATG gaACACTTcacagaagtaattaaaaaccAGGAATTTCTTTTACTCCCTGCCAATGAAATTGCAAAGCTCTTGTCTAGCGATGACATCAATGTTCCAGATGAAGAAGCCATATTCCAGGCATTAATGATGTGGGTGAGGCATGATTTGCAAAATCGGCAACGAGACCTAGGAATGCTTCTTTCTTATATTAGACTGCCTCTGCTTCCACCTCAG ttACTAGCCGACCTAGAAAATAGTCCAATGTTTGCAGACGACCTGGAGTGTCAGAAACTTCTTATGGAGGCTATGAAGTACCATCTTCTACCAGAAAGACGGTCCATGATGCAGAGTCCTCGAACTAAGCCCAGAAAATCTACAGTGGGTGCACTTTATGCTGTAGGAGGTATGGATGCCACTAAAG GTACCACAACAATTGAAAAATATGACCTTAGGACTAATAGTTGGATACAAATTGGTACTATGAATGGTAGACGATTACAGTTTGGAGTTGCAGTAATTGACAACAAGCTCTATATTGTGGGAGGAAGAGATGGTCTGAAAACTTCTAACATCGTTGAATGTTTCAACCCTATCACCAAAGTTTGGACTATAATGCCTCCTATGTCAACACACAGACATGGCCTAG GAGTAGCAATGCTTGAAGGACCAATGTATGCTGTTGGTGGCCATGATGGATGGAGTTACCTTAACACCGTAGAAAGATGGGACCCACAAGCACGGCAATGGAATTATGTTGCTAGCATGTCAACCCCTAGAAGCACCGTAGGGGTTGCAGCATTAAATAGCAA ACTGTATGCTGTTGGTGGTCGAGATGGGAGCTCCTGCTTAAAATCCATGGAATGTTTTGATCCGCACACAAACAAGTGGAGTATATGTGCTTCGATGTCCAAGAGAAGAGGTGGCGTTGGTGTTGCAACGTACAATGGGTTTTTATATGCTGTGGGAGGTCACGATGCACCTGCTTCCAACCACTGCTCTCGACTTTCCGACTGTGTAGAAAg GTATGATCCTAAAACAGATGCCTGGACAACAGTGGCCCCCTTGAGTGTACCTCGGGATGCTGTTGGAATCTGTCCTCTGGGGGACAGATTATATGCTGTTGGGGGCTATGATGGCCATACGTACCTGGATACCGTGGAGTCCTACGATGCTCAAAATAACGAGTGGACAGAG gaagttcctGTCAATATTGGGAGAGCTGGAGCATGTGTTGTTGTTGTGAAGTTGCCCTGA
- the KLHL4 gene encoding kelch-like protein 4 isoform X3, translating to MITEENSDESAERLSTTSSSLLGMNTNGSDEYFQSTNHAEQTFRKMENYLQQKQLCDVLLIVGDQKIPAHRLVLSAVSDYFAAMFTNDVREAKQEEIKMEGVDPDALKALVRYAYTGILELKEDTIESLLAAACLLQLSQVIEVCCNFLMKQLHPSNCLGIRSFGDAQGCTELLKVAHMYTMEHFTEVIKNQEFLLLPANEIAKLLSSDDINVPDEEAIFQALMMWVRHDLQNRQRDLGMLLSYIRLPLLPPQLLADLENSPMFADDLECQKLLMEAMKYHLLPERRSMMQSPRTKPRKSTVGALYAVGGMDATKGTTTIEKYDLRTNSWIQIGTMNGRRLQFGVAVIDNKLYIVGGRDGLKTSNIVECFNPITKVWTIMPPMSTHRHGLGVAMLEGPMYAVGGHDGWSYLNTVERWDPQARQWNYVASMSTPRSTVGVAALNSKLYAVGGRDGSSCLKSMECFDPHTNKWSICASMSKRRGGVGVATYNGFLYAVGGHDAPASNHCSRLSDCVERYDPKTDAWTTVAPLSVPRDAVGICPLGDRLYAVGGYDGHTYLDTVESYDAQNNEWTEEVPVNIGRAGACVVVVKLP from the exons GCTGTCAACGACCAGCAGCTCGCTGCTTGGCATGAACACCAATGGCTCCGATGAGTATTTCCAGTCTACAAACCACGCAGAGCAAACTTTCcgcaaaatggaaaattatctgcaacagaagcagctgtgtgatGTTCTTCTTATTGTTGGAGACCAAAAGATCCCAGCTCACAG gttgGTTCTCAGTGCAGTGTCTGATTATTTTGCTGCAATGTTTACTAATGATGTACGTGAAGCAAAGCAAGAGGAGATCAAGATGGAGGGAGTAGACCCTGATGCGCTGAAGGCTTTGGTGCGCTATGCCTACACAG GTATTCTAGAGTTAAAGGAAGACACGATAGAAAGTTTGCTAGCTGCAGCTTGTCTTCTCCAGCTCTCGCAGGTTATTGAGGTATGCTGCAACTTTCTTATGAAGCAGCTCCACCCGTCCAACTGCCTGGGGATTCGCTCTTTCGGAGATGCTCAGGGCTGCACGGAGCTCCTGAAGGTGGCACACATGTACACTATG gaACACTTcacagaagtaattaaaaaccAGGAATTTCTTTTACTCCCTGCCAATGAAATTGCAAAGCTCTTGTCTAGCGATGACATCAATGTTCCAGATGAAGAAGCCATATTCCAGGCATTAATGATGTGGGTGAGGCATGATTTGCAAAATCGGCAACGAGACCTAGGAATGCTTCTTTCTTATATTAGACTGCCTCTGCTTCCACCTCAG ttACTAGCCGACCTAGAAAATAGTCCAATGTTTGCAGACGACCTGGAGTGTCAGAAACTTCTTATGGAGGCTATGAAGTACCATCTTCTACCAGAAAGACGGTCCATGATGCAGAGTCCTCGAACTAAGCCCAGAAAATCTACAGTGGGTGCACTTTATGCTGTAGGAGGTATGGATGCCACTAAAG GTACCACAACAATTGAAAAATATGACCTTAGGACTAATAGTTGGATACAAATTGGTACTATGAATGGTAGACGATTACAGTTTGGAGTTGCAGTAATTGACAACAAGCTCTATATTGTGGGAGGAAGAGATGGTCTGAAAACTTCTAACATCGTTGAATGTTTCAACCCTATCACCAAAGTTTGGACTATAATGCCTCCTATGTCAACACACAGACATGGCCTAG GAGTAGCAATGCTTGAAGGACCAATGTATGCTGTTGGTGGCCATGATGGATGGAGTTACCTTAACACCGTAGAAAGATGGGACCCACAAGCACGGCAATGGAATTATGTTGCTAGCATGTCAACCCCTAGAAGCACCGTAGGGGTTGCAGCATTAAATAGCAA ACTGTATGCTGTTGGTGGTCGAGATGGGAGCTCCTGCTTAAAATCCATGGAATGTTTTGATCCGCACACAAACAAGTGGAGTATATGTGCTTCGATGTCCAAGAGAAGAGGTGGCGTTGGTGTTGCAACGTACAATGGGTTTTTATATGCTGTGGGAGGTCACGATGCACCTGCTTCCAACCACTGCTCTCGACTTTCCGACTGTGTAGAAAg GTATGATCCTAAAACAGATGCCTGGACAACAGTGGCCCCCTTGAGTGTACCTCGGGATGCTGTTGGAATCTGTCCTCTGGGGGACAGATTATATGCTGTTGGGGGCTATGATGGCCATACGTACCTGGATACCGTGGAGTCCTACGATGCTCAAAATAACGAGTGGACAGAG gaagttcctGTCAATATTGGGAGAGCTGGAGCATGTGTTGTTGTTGTGAAGTTGCCCTGA